The stretch of DNA TTAGGCGATCCACGGCTGAAACGGTTTTAAGTACCTACAAGTTCAGGTTCTTACAAAGAATTGCCACGTCTTTGGCAAGTTTTCTACTATTTGATTTCACGAAGATGCTCGCATGTGTGACTTCAGCcttgccttttttttttcttctgtgATCCCACGATTTCGTGGATCGCTTCAAGGAAATCAATACTCGGATTTGTGTAGAGATTTCTACTGAGGATGATGCGATTAGATGATATTTCGATTGAAACAAATGAGTGTCTTGGTTGATTGCTTCGTTGCCCTGACaataaaaaatgacaagaGACTAGCAGTAGGAACATTTCAAATAGAACAATTTATTTGATACTTAAACTGATTGTgttctttaattttatgtaaGGATACAATCATGCACAGCGTTTGAAATATCATGATCATATTTAGTTATAATATAAACAAGCAAGTAAATGcagtttccttttcttttacaGTTCTTGATCTACTTTGAAAGTACGAGTTGCCGcattttataaaagtatttagaactaaatgaaacatttatgCAACCATtctcttaattttatatacatatattcttCAGCGCGATatatgtttcattttattgcaatttttcaacgGTAATAAGAAGCAATCAATAAGGAAACTCAAGGCGAAAGGGATAATAATTATCTGTCGACGTGACTGTGATGTAGTAATCGTGTTTTTCCTTTAATATATGCTCTAAACGTTTGCTTATTACATATAATTATGTTTAAATATGTTCATTatgtcaaataatattttatttttatcgcaATACAGCAATTATATTTGCATTTTATATTTCCAAGTAGTGGCTTGAATACCCGCTTATTTTTCGCACAATCATTTTTTTGACGTATTGTCCCACAATTATGAATTCAACGATTGAAAACTATAATTTTGACTCGATTCAATGTAATTCGTACGATGACTTGTTAgtattacaaattttcaaaatctacCGTAACAGTGTCTTATAAACGTATTCTTAATATCattgaatttttgtttaacAATAGTGAAAATGAAGGTAGATTGATCTAcgtaaaaaagtaataaattaaaacacaattaggtaataaatttgaaataatagcAGGCAAAAATGATTGCAAGTCAATGAGCTTATTGCATAACTACGTAGTCGTCGTTTCCTTTATACTTCTTTCGATTGCATACATTATCGTATATCGTAAATTGTTAGAAGTAGATAAAAAAGGTTgctgattaaaattttatagaataCAATTATAAAGAATAATGCCTTGAATAAATTGCATATaatgtttattaaataaacaagactaattgacaaattttttattaatattttcattgtgTATTTTTTCAGATTCACGCAAAACGTAAGCAGACATGTGGAGTGCAAAAATTGGCCTACATACGAAGAGTatatcttttatatttcatgcGGCTATACAGTTGACACCAATGGAATAAATGTTGGGCACTTGAGTATACAACATATAGCCTTATTGCAAGTAACATTGTATTGTATAATACTGCTTTTCAAATGGTGGGGACATAGGATTTATCTACTGACAGTTCTTAAAGTCCCAGTACGTGCTCGTTCCGCACGTGTAGTAACTCGTGGGAGTTCATTGGTAAATAGGAAgacaattttcaaaaatttttttttagattttcaATAATGATTATACCTAAACTTCTACTCTTCTTGGCTACTATCAGTTTTACTTTAggtaattgttatttaattgttttacaAAAATTGGAAAGAAATTATGATTTCCaaagaattaaattagatttctattaagatattattttcaatgctCGAGTATTCAGTTTCAAACACGTCATTGCAATATTGTAATATCATATTTTCATTACTTTTAGAATCACCTGTACAAATTAAAAGCCCTGAGAGTAGCGACGATAAAGATCATGAAAAAGCTAAGAGTAATACGCTTCGTTTAGTTACAATAGTAAGTATAAACTAAAGAACTaggtaaaaaatattaaagttcTATTGTTTAGTGTTTTTatgttacttttatttttacttcaactaccatgtacatatattgaAGGTATTTGCAGTTAGATTAACGTTATCATATGATCAATAAAAGAGATATGGTAGGATCTTTAGTATTTCTTTGACAATGTCTGATCCTATCTTTATCTtgaacttttaattttttaagttAATAATATGCTTATTGCTTGTTTCGATAGTTATCATTGCTTTTTTAATGattgtgaaaataaatttgtaggTAATGCGGCATGGGGACAGAGCACCACAGGATACTTATCCAAATGATCCTTATGTTAATAACTCAATGGAACCTTATGGTTGGGGTCAACTGACAAATGTAATagattattcaattttcataCGGCATTATTCGATTTAATACTGTGTTACATATGCGCATATATTTATCTAGGAAGGACGAAGAAATCAGTACAATCAAGGACTTTTCTTACGAGAACGTTATAGCCATTTTCTGGGTCCAACGTACAGTCCcgatatattttatttacaatgtACTGCGGTTGATCGTACAAAAATGTCTGCAATGTTGGAAGCAGCAGCTTTATGGAAACCAAACGAAAAACAGTCATTTAAGCCTGATCTACCTTGGCAACCTGTCACTTTATTCTATCAACCACGTTCAGAAGACACGGTAtgcatatattttattttacagcATGAATGATTTTCATTGTGCGTTTGTGTTGAttagtaatttatatattcataGTTGATGCTAATATGGGATACATGCCCAAAATATACCAAATTACGACAAACAGTTAGTAGTTTACCGGAAGTTCAAAAAGTTCAAGAagataataaacaattgtacaAGAAATTAACAAACTTAACGGGTATGGTAATTTCAAGTCCAGCTGACGTAGGTTCGCTTTATTCAACATTAACAGCAGAGGTTTTTgtcaattttaattgtaaacTGAAAGTGAAATAAGTATACATTAAAAACATGTttgatcaatattttcaatattttagaAACATATGAAATTAACTCTTCCCGAGTGGACTAATGATTATTATCCTGATAAATTAATACCATTAACATTATATGATCTCCAACTTAATGTATATAATGATCCTTTAAAAAGACTGAAAGGAGGACCTTTTCTTAAGAAGATTGTTATTGATATGCTGGCAAAAAAAGACAATACTTTAAAGCCTcaagaaaggaaaatgtttATGTATATTGGTCATGACAGTTCTATTGTAAGTTTGTTAGATGTCATGCATGTATGGAATAATCAAATGCCGAATTACAATATCATGACAATGATTGAATTACATGAAGATAGTTGTGGATGGAATGTTCAGGTAAAAATTCATATTGTTTATGCATCGACTTAACGGTTTAAAACTGCGCGGATACAAAAATCACTGCAACAATGTTTTCTTAGGTTTTTTTAAGAAATACCACTGAACGTGAACCGTATCGTTTGACGATTCCTGGATGTACAACAATTTGTCctcttgaaaaatttatacacATTTTAAAACCCATGATACCAGATAATTGGGAAGAAGAATGTAAAGTCGATGGAGATTATACACTCCCACCCGCTCCAGTTCcttgaatataatttaatttataaaaatgtaaagtGAGCAACAAGtgattttattgttaaaaattttaattctgtaacgcacaaataaaaattacggGATAAAATATGTTACATATTTCCAGAAGTATTagcagaaataaaataatttcaagttTTGTTATACACACATATTtacaattcaatttatttcattccataTACATACTAACATTTCACATAGTCTATTATTTTGCTATAAAAAATATGTACTTATATAAAACATGAACGTACGAGTTACTTATAAGCAAATCTTACAATCAACTGTTTATGTTCTTAGGCAAATATTTTCTCTTCTCGACGTTTTTTCGTAACTACTGTGCCAGGTTTGTGTTGAGCGTCTGGATGATTCAACAATTCGGGAGGACAGGTAGATATT from Osmia bicornis bicornis chromosome 10, iOsmBic2.1, whole genome shotgun sequence encodes:
- the LOC114877263 gene encoding prostatic acid phosphatase-like isoform X1 codes for the protein MIIPKLLLFLATISFTLESPVQIKSPESSDDKDHEKAKSNTLRLVTIVMRHGDRAPQDTYPNDPYVNNSMEPYGWGQLTNEGRRNQYNQGLFLRERYSHFLGPTYSPDIFYLQCTAVDRTKMSAMLEAAALWKPNEKQSFKPDLPWQPVTLFYQPRSEDTLMLIWDTCPKYTKLRQTVSSLPEVQKVQEDNKQLYKKLTNLTGMVISSPADVGSLYSTLTAEKHMKLTLPEWTNDYYPDKLIPLTLYDLQLNVYNDPLKRLKGGPFLKKIVIDMLAKKDNTLKPQERKMFMYIGHDSSIVSLLDVMHVWNNQMPNYNIMTMIELHEDSCGWNVQVFLRNTTEREPYRLTIPGCTTICPLEKFIHILKPMIPDNWEEECKVDGDYTLPPAPVP
- the LOC114877263 gene encoding testicular acid phosphatase homolog isoform X2, with translation MRHGDRAPQDTYPNDPYVNNSMEPYGWGQLTNEGRRNQYNQGLFLRERYSHFLGPTYSPDIFYLQCTAVDRTKMSAMLEAAALWKPNEKQSFKPDLPWQPVTLFYQPRSEDTLMLIWDTCPKYTKLRQTVSSLPEVQKVQEDNKQLYKKLTNLTGMVISSPADVGSLYSTLTAEKHMKLTLPEWTNDYYPDKLIPLTLYDLQLNVYNDPLKRLKGGPFLKKIVIDMLAKKDNTLKPQERKMFMYIGHDSSIVSLLDVMHVWNNQMPNYNIMTMIELHEDSCGWNVQVFLRNTTEREPYRLTIPGCTTICPLEKFIHILKPMIPDNWEEECKVDGDYTLPPAPVP